From Paenibacillus graminis, a single genomic window includes:
- a CDS encoding DUF6953 family protein — MEATAQEVAEWMVKEIRFTGTLHQSAAIEYVKANFGEQFVFVNENGNASLSKDVKKAFRKLHGGRIAWDRDGFLWAWT; from the coding sequence ATGGAAGCAACCGCACAAGAGGTAGCGGAATGGATGGTCAAGGAGATCCGTTTTACGGGAACCCTGCACCAGAGCGCCGCGATTGAATATGTGAAGGCCAACTTTGGCGAGCAGTTTGTATTTGTGAATGAGAACGGGAACGCGTCCTTGTCCAAGGACGTGAAGAAGGCCTTCCGCAAGCTGCACGGCGGGAGAATCGCCTGGGACCGGGACGGATTTCTGTGGGCCTGGACCTAA
- a CDS encoding mannose-1-phosphate guanylyltransferase produces the protein MDKFATILAGGGGTRFWPLSRQEIPKQLLNISGNDIMLNDTIERFKGIIPQENTVIVTNRTQAVLLESIMHSSVQKSNILIEPVARNTSASILFAAFSIMHTSQEDSLMVVLPSDHYITDEPQFRLTLDEACTFAMESDKIVTIGIKPTFPSTGYGYIAYDKEPIAVHPVAVYDVAEFVEKPNFQKAQGYLASGNYLWNSGIFIWKTSVIIDNFKRYLPRLYNMMLPVSEALGTAQEAETIARIYPLLQNISIDYGILERSDEVVVLSGQFGWNDIGSWDALGAIFPPDDAGNIIKANHMGIDTRNSIIYGNGRLITTIGVDGFIIADTGDAVLICPKDKAQSVKDIVDLLKEKGMTEYI, from the coding sequence ATGGATAAATTCGCGACGATTCTCGCAGGCGGTGGCGGCACCCGCTTCTGGCCGCTGTCCAGACAGGAAATTCCCAAGCAGCTGCTCAATATCAGCGGAAACGACATCATGCTGAACGATACAATTGAACGCTTCAAGGGCATTATCCCGCAGGAAAATACCGTCATCGTAACGAACCGCACACAGGCAGTGCTGCTGGAGAGCATCATGCACAGCAGTGTTCAGAAGAGCAACATTCTGATTGAGCCTGTAGCGCGGAATACCTCGGCCAGCATTTTGTTCGCCGCCTTCTCCATCATGCATACAAGCCAGGAGGACTCACTGATGGTCGTCCTGCCTTCGGATCATTATATCACCGATGAACCGCAGTTCCGGCTCACGCTGGATGAAGCGTGCACTTTCGCCATGGAGAGCGACAAAATCGTCACCATCGGCATCAAGCCCACCTTCCCCTCCACCGGCTATGGCTATATCGCTTATGATAAAGAGCCTATCGCCGTCCATCCGGTAGCGGTGTACGATGTGGCGGAATTCGTAGAGAAGCCGAATTTCCAGAAGGCACAGGGCTATCTAGCGTCCGGCAACTACCTATGGAACAGCGGGATTTTCATCTGGAAGACCTCGGTCATTATCGATAATTTCAAACGGTATCTGCCGCGGCTGTACAATATGATGCTGCCGGTCAGCGAGGCGCTCGGTACAGCACAGGAAGCAGAGACGATAGCCCGGATCTATCCGCTGCTGCAGAATATCTCAATCGACTATGGGATTCTGGAGCGTTCCGATGAAGTGGTTGTCCTATCAGGCCAATTCGGCTGGAATGACATCGGCAGCTGGGATGCGCTGGGCGCGATCTTCCCTCCCGACGACGCCGGCAATATCATCAAAGCCAATCACATGGGTATCGATACCCGCAATTCGATCATCTATGGGAACGGCAGACTGATTACCACCATCGGCGTGGATGGGTTCATCATTGCCGACACCGGCGATGCAGTCCTGATCTGCCCCAAAGATAAAGCCCAGTCCGTCAAGGATATCGTCGATTTGCTTAAGGAGAAGGGCATGACCGAATATATTTAA
- a CDS encoding glycosyltransferase family 4 protein has protein sequence MKHTSSNRNIVFLSTSLPRECGIATFTQDLLDEFSKLEGWNKPKILAMNNNESYRYSDQVMREISQNTLSDYIDAAEAINHSDTDLLVIQHEFGIYGGESGEYLLDFIEKLHVPYVAIFHTVLTNPTPKQHQIITRIAELSVKVVTMAQSTVQDLISVYHINAAKIAFIHHGVPYVETASRAELKVQYSFGERKILSTFGFLSPGKGIEYAIEAMSSVVKQHPDALYIIWGKTHPVVKLETGEVYREKLTDLVHELGLTNNVLFVDKLLTQEEVIESLVMSDIYMTPYLGKDQAVSGTLAYGIGYGRVIVSTPYRYAEEMLGEGRGLLANFRDSASLEACILELLDDPGKVKDMENRTLALGRTMMWSEVAKTYAAIFQDKIALFKLADRSVI, from the coding sequence ATGAAACACACCAGCAGCAACAGGAACATTGTTTTTCTGTCCACCAGCCTGCCCAGAGAATGCGGAATTGCTACGTTCACCCAGGATTTATTAGATGAGTTCTCGAAGCTTGAGGGCTGGAACAAGCCGAAGATCCTCGCGATGAACAATAACGAATCTTACCGTTACAGTGACCAGGTAATGAGGGAAATCAGCCAAAACACGCTGTCCGATTATATAGATGCCGCTGAAGCAATCAATCATTCCGATACCGATCTGCTGGTCATACAGCATGAATTCGGGATCTATGGCGGAGAAAGCGGCGAATACCTGCTGGATTTCATCGAAAAGCTTCATGTGCCCTATGTGGCCATTTTTCATACCGTATTAACCAATCCTACCCCCAAGCAGCACCAGATTATTACCCGGATTGCCGAGCTCAGCGTCAAGGTGGTCACGATGGCCCAGTCTACTGTGCAGGATTTAATCTCCGTCTATCATATCAATGCCGCCAAAATTGCATTCATCCATCACGGAGTACCCTATGTAGAGACGGCATCCCGGGCGGAGCTTAAAGTGCAGTACAGCTTCGGGGAACGCAAGATTCTCTCCACCTTCGGTTTCCTGAGTCCAGGCAAGGGGATTGAATACGCCATCGAGGCCATGAGCAGTGTGGTCAAGCAGCATCCGGATGCGCTCTATATCATCTGGGGCAAAACCCATCCCGTAGTCAAGCTCGAAACCGGCGAAGTTTACCGGGAAAAGCTGACGGACCTCGTTCATGAGCTGGGCTTGACCAACAATGTACTCTTCGTCGACAAGCTGCTGACACAGGAGGAAGTGATTGAGTCGCTGGTGATGTCGGATATTTATATGACCCCATATCTGGGCAAGGATCAGGCGGTCAGCGGAACGCTCGCCTACGGTATCGGCTATGGCCGGGTAATTGTTTCTACACCTTACCGGTATGCGGAGGAGATGCTTGGCGAAGGCCGCGGCCTGCTGGCCAATTTCCGGGATTCCGCTTCACTGGAAGCCTGCATTCTGGAACTGCTGGATGATCCCGGCAAGGTCAAGGATATGGAAAACCGTACGCTTGCGCTTGGAAGAACGATGATGTGGAGTGAGGTGGCGAAGACGTATGCCGCCATCTTTCAAGATAAAATAGCCCTCTTCAAACTGGCGGACCGGAGTGTGATTTGA
- a CDS encoding helix-turn-helix domain-containing protein, whose product MPVIRSKLSEVMERHDPKLSIRKLAKDINYHFDSVRRMYKDEMVQYPRDLLLKLCIYFNIQPGELIRMELDENDWAIDKANEYEEEGNDKEPGQDGNM is encoded by the coding sequence ATGCCAGTCATACGCAGTAAATTAAGTGAGGTTATGGAACGCCATGACCCCAAATTATCCATTCGCAAGCTCGCCAAAGATATCAATTACCATTTCGACTCCGTCCGGCGGATGTACAAAGACGAGATGGTGCAGTATCCCCGGGATTTGCTGCTGAAGCTGTGCATCTACTTTAATATTCAGCCGGGTGAATTGATTCGCATGGAGTTGGATGAGAACGATTGGGCAATAGATAAAGCAAACGAATATGAGGAGGAAGGCAATGACAAGGAACCCGGTCAAGACGGCAACATGTAA
- a CDS encoding DUF1861 family protein — protein sequence MTRNPVKTATCNELLDTFYANLRTVRVEKLAFSGVGKRDVYNITAPFTHGGETVILGRVEERDSEFSQVFFFILREGAWIPRAHTHTYNLQDPCVALIQGELIVGGVEVITAADDPYRIVSWVTQFYRGYRIDSMRHFSSGPGTMKDIRLIELQDGRIGIFTRPQGARGGRGQIGFTIIDSLEELNEQTFIEAEVLQDQFVPEEWGGANEAQLLKNGHIGVLGHIACFDRLGQKHYYSMVFSLNPGTYETTPVKIIAARSDFPIGPGKRPDLQDVIFSGGLVRGDNGRAVLSVGVSDAEAYQIEIPDPFIEYEQ from the coding sequence ATGACAAGGAACCCGGTCAAGACGGCAACATGTAACGAACTGCTGGATACCTTCTATGCCAATCTTCGAACAGTGCGCGTGGAGAAGCTGGCCTTCTCCGGTGTAGGCAAACGTGACGTATACAACATCACCGCCCCGTTTACGCACGGTGGGGAAACGGTAATTCTTGGAAGAGTTGAGGAACGGGACAGTGAGTTCTCTCAAGTCTTCTTTTTTATACTCCGGGAGGGGGCCTGGATTCCCCGTGCGCATACGCATACCTATAATTTGCAGGACCCGTGTGTAGCCCTTATACAAGGGGAACTCATTGTAGGCGGGGTAGAGGTAATTACCGCAGCGGATGATCCGTACCGGATCGTCTCATGGGTGACCCAGTTCTACCGGGGCTACCGTATTGACTCCATGCGCCATTTCTCTTCCGGTCCCGGAACGATGAAGGATATCCGGCTTATTGAGCTGCAGGATGGCAGAATAGGCATATTTACACGGCCGCAAGGAGCCAGGGGCGGAAGAGGGCAGATCGGATTTACCATTATCGATTCATTGGAGGAGCTGAACGAGCAGACCTTCATCGAAGCCGAGGTGCTGCAGGATCAGTTCGTGCCCGAGGAATGGGGCGGGGCGAATGAAGCCCAGTTATTGAAGAATGGGCATATAGGCGTACTAGGGCATATTGCCTGCTTCGACCGCTTGGGCCAAAAACACTATTATTCTATGGTGTTTTCTCTCAATCCCGGCACCTATGAGACGACACCGGTCAAAATCATTGCCGCCAGAAGCGACTTCCCCATTGGTCCCGGCAAACGGCCGGACCTGCAGGATGTCATTTTCAGCGGCGGGCTGGTGCGGGGAGACAATGGGCGTGCGGTGCTGTCAGTAGGGGTTAGCGATGCCGAGGCATATCAGATTGAGATCCCGGACCCTTTTATAGAATATGAACAGTAA
- a CDS encoding 50S ribosomal protein L25, which yields MSKFIQLSNRTAETKSNLNVARKLGRIPAVLYGINKDTLSLEVNEKELLDVLKTNPRAILQAKLSDNTAVPVVVQDIQKDSMSGKVLHIDFQHVNMNISMDSKVTIHFAGEAAGIKAGGSLQVEIYEVEVRCMPGDLPTSMEVDISGLAIGDQLLVSDLIFQNGVEVLTDPSTVMIQIKTVHEEEAEEPAATPA from the coding sequence ATGAGTAAATTTATTCAACTGAGCAATCGTACGGCTGAAACCAAGTCCAACCTGAACGTCGCCAGAAAACTGGGGCGTATCCCGGCTGTATTGTACGGAATTAATAAAGATACTCTAAGTTTAGAAGTCAATGAAAAAGAGCTTTTGGATGTTCTAAAAACCAATCCGCGGGCTATTCTGCAAGCCAAGCTGTCCGATAATACAGCTGTTCCAGTAGTTGTACAGGATATCCAGAAGGATTCCATGTCGGGCAAGGTACTGCATATTGACTTTCAGCATGTGAACATGAATATCAGCATGGACAGCAAGGTTACAATTCATTTTGCGGGAGAAGCGGCCGGTATCAAGGCAGGCGGTTCATTGCAGGTGGAAATATACGAAGTTGAAGTCCGCTGCATGCCGGGGGATCTGCCAACCTCGATGGAAGTGGATATCAGCGGCCTTGCCATCGGCGACCAGCTGCTCGTCTCCGATCTGATCTTCCAGAACGGCGTTGAAGTCCTGACTGATCCAAGTACAGTGATGATTCAGATCAAGACGGTACATGAAGAAGAAGCGGAAGAACCGGCGGCGACTCCGGCTTAA
- a CDS encoding UvrD-helicase domain-containing protein — protein sequence MNKLLFHNIPLGATGERIPQAKTASARTSREMVKPGDSDAAYFRRLEEGGILLNSPQIAAVRHHQGPLLTLAGAGSGKTSVLICRTGYLLSVRGISPSQLLLLTFSNKAAAEMRERIALLPGVRESDAARLQARTFHSFFLYFLRRQGLQQEIFNETRRQHILLKQIMRELGLPKDAYPPETLLALLSTCKMNLGEPEKLPETSTAEKEMKTVLLLYEQWKTDNFKIDFDDVLLIAYRMLREKPALLLELQMRFLYVMVDEFQDTNALQYELVKMIAHPQHNLMVVGDDDQTIYSFNGARSEFILEFEKLYPGARVITLDINYRSGPAIVGLGNGIIRHNMRRRAKTLQAARGSGRQPRYLRPQTADEEAEQIVEHILSEVASGARAYSDFALLYRASSSNRALLERLLLRDVPYVDYGEGQLLYEHWLISPVLDHLRLSLNRRNFAAMENILPTLYLNREKGMNHIRRMEAVQPKQGPLIHLLSLPGMEDFKGAKLKERLELIRGLIQLTPVQAIRQIRSSFYDYFIEANERHQATLHREMLKEMLDELEASAERFDSLPVFLEFIGNVTERNELSRQPGLKEQGNRVALMTIHKSKGLEFPVVFLIGASEGILPHSSALEGERLKDRKTSPPPSARDSKVIVGNTAGFAALEEERRLAYVAVTRAREELFISSPARHRGKKAEVSRFMLSAFRSAASAAPSAAAVNRTPAPVRHTSGRSSGGRTHTVPIWKCTGSSCPGWTRMKAGGAEDHLSSKPCPLCSAPMEKSMREVPV from the coding sequence ATGAACAAGCTTTTATTTCACAATATACCGCTCGGGGCTACCGGCGAACGCATTCCGCAGGCGAAGACCGCCTCTGCCCGGACAAGCCGGGAGATGGTAAAGCCCGGGGACTCCGATGCTGCTTACTTCCGCAGGCTGGAGGAGGGCGGGATTCTGCTCAACTCCCCGCAGATCGCGGCGGTGCGGCATCATCAAGGCCCATTGCTGACACTGGCCGGGGCAGGCTCCGGCAAAACCTCGGTACTGATCTGCAGAACCGGGTATTTGCTGTCAGTCCGGGGCATCTCCCCAAGCCAGCTGCTGCTGCTGACATTCTCCAACAAGGCTGCGGCGGAAATGCGTGAACGGATTGCTCTGCTGCCAGGCGTCCGCGAGAGCGATGCCGCGCGCCTGCAGGCGCGTACGTTCCATTCTTTTTTTCTCTATTTCCTGCGCCGTCAGGGTCTTCAGCAGGAAATCTTCAATGAGACGCGCCGCCAGCACATTCTGCTGAAGCAGATCATGCGCGAGCTGGGTCTGCCTAAGGATGCCTATCCGCCGGAGACCCTGCTCGCTCTGCTCTCCACCTGCAAGATGAATCTGGGCGAACCGGAGAAGCTGCCGGAGACGTCAACCGCCGAGAAGGAAATGAAAACGGTCCTGCTGCTGTATGAGCAATGGAAGACCGACAATTTCAAAATCGACTTCGACGATGTGCTGCTGATCGCATACCGGATGCTGCGGGAGAAACCTGCGCTTTTGCTGGAGCTGCAGATGAGATTTCTGTATGTGATGGTCGATGAGTTTCAGGATACCAATGCGCTGCAATATGAGCTTGTCAAAATGATCGCCCACCCGCAGCATAATCTGATGGTGGTCGGGGACGATGACCAGACGATCTATTCCTTCAACGGAGCGCGCAGCGAGTTCATTCTGGAGTTCGAGAAGCTGTATCCGGGTGCACGGGTCATCACGCTGGATATCAATTACCGTTCCGGCCCCGCGATTGTCGGCCTCGGCAATGGCATTATCCGCCATAATATGCGGAGGCGGGCCAAAACGCTGCAAGCGGCCCGAGGCAGCGGCCGCCAGCCCCGGTACCTGCGCCCGCAGACGGCCGACGAGGAAGCCGAGCAAATCGTGGAGCATATATTGAGCGAGGTAGCCAGCGGGGCTAGAGCATACAGCGATTTCGCCCTGCTCTACCGTGCTTCCAGCAGCAACCGTGCCCTGCTGGAGCGGCTGCTCCTCCGCGATGTCCCCTACGTCGATTACGGAGAAGGCCAGCTGCTCTACGAGCATTGGCTGATCTCACCGGTATTGGATCATTTGCGTTTGTCGCTGAACCGGCGCAATTTTGCGGCAATGGAGAATATCCTGCCGACGCTGTATCTGAACCGGGAAAAGGGCATGAACCACATCCGCCGGATGGAGGCCGTTCAGCCCAAGCAGGGACCGCTGATCCACCTGCTGTCTCTGCCGGGAATGGAGGACTTCAAGGGTGCGAAGCTGAAGGAACGGCTGGAGCTAATCCGGGGCCTGATCCAGTTGACACCGGTGCAGGCGATCCGCCAGATCCGCTCAAGCTTCTATGACTATTTCATTGAAGCCAACGAGCGGCATCAGGCCACGCTCCACCGGGAAATGCTGAAAGAAATGCTTGATGAGCTGGAAGCCTCGGCGGAACGGTTCGACAGTCTTCCGGTGTTTCTGGAGTTCATCGGCAATGTGACCGAACGTAATGAACTGAGTCGCCAGCCGGGACTTAAAGAACAAGGGAACCGGGTTGCCCTGATGACGATTCATAAGTCGAAGGGGCTGGAGTTCCCGGTTGTTTTTCTGATCGGTGCGTCAGAAGGCATTCTTCCCCACAGTTCCGCACTGGAAGGCGAGCGGCTGAAGGACCGGAAGACATCCCCTCCACCAAGCGCACGGGACAGCAAAGTCATTGTAGGCAATACAGCGGGCTTCGCTGCACTTGAAGAGGAGCGGAGGCTGGCTTATGTGGCCGTGACCAGAGCCCGGGAGGAGCTGTTCATCAGCTCCCCGGCACGGCACCGGGGCAAGAAGGCGGAGGTCTCCAGATTTATGCTGTCTGCGTTCCGTTCTGCTGCATCGGCTGCCCCGTCTGCCGCAGCTGTAAACAGAACCCCGGCACCGGTAAGGCACACCTCCGGCAGATCCTCCGGGGGAAGAACACACACTGTCCCCATCTGGAAGTGCACCGGGAGCAGCTGCCCGGGCTGGACGCGCATGAAGGCAGGGGGAGCCGAGGATCACCTGTCCTCCAAGCCCTGCCCGCTCTGCAGTGCTCCCATGGAGAAGAGTATGAGGGAAGTTCCTGTGTAA
- a CDS encoding Imm30 family immunity protein: protein MYPGIAQLYHNRLLRTELECEAFDLALEGLAGDMEDAVIQQIFKVFDDDTEQEEIMFGLVHFVESYQMEMYLTQLLESLPDMLENARNWAIVLNQRILEDDLCRREYTDIAAGMTPRIKRSLAFLLEEIKEDNPRLYERKINAILGQLQ, encoded by the coding sequence ATGTACCCTGGGATTGCCCAGTTATATCATAACCGTCTGCTGCGGACGGAGCTGGAATGTGAAGCTTTTGATCTGGCGCTGGAGGGGTTGGCCGGAGACATGGAGGATGCGGTGATCCAGCAAATCTTCAAAGTTTTCGATGACGACACCGAGCAGGAGGAGATTATGTTCGGACTTGTCCATTTCGTGGAAAGCTACCAGATGGAGATGTACCTTACCCAGTTGCTGGAGTCGCTGCCGGACATGCTGGAGAATGCACGCAACTGGGCCATTGTACTGAATCAGAGAATCCTTGAGGATGACCTCTGCCGCAGAGAGTACACCGATATCGCCGCCGGCATGACGCCTAGGATCAAAAGATCGCTGGCTTTTCTCCTGGAGGAAATCAAAGAGGACAATCCGAGGCTATACGAGCGCAAGATTAATGCTATTCTTGGACAATTACAATGA
- a CDS encoding aspartyl-phosphate phosphatase Spo0E family protein → MLNNEKMVLLHVESAREKLHQALKKYGFLTHPKVIEQSVALDHLLNQYSSQKTVC, encoded by the coding sequence ATGCTGAACAATGAGAAGATGGTGCTGCTTCATGTAGAGAGCGCCAGGGAAAAGCTGCATCAGGCGCTGAAAAAGTATGGCTTCTTGACGCATCCCAAAGTTATAGAACAATCTGTTGCTTTGGATCATCTGCTTAATCAATACAGCTCCCAAAAAACAGTTTGTTGA
- a CDS encoding Cof-type HAD-IIB family hydrolase, translating into MLIALDMDGTLLNEEGKISPENREAIVHAQSLGHIVIIATGRSYMDAERQLRLVDLECPVVSLNGAVVTLPDRTLAASKPLNKEDIIPALRWMSKIPELYYEVYTEDNVYVELDKRVRLEKLSELSDEDVPGELRWLLKAMIDKQFQQASVTYVESMEEIWSKDEYVIFKTLAFSLNRELLKEASTRFAAIPGLIITASHVNNIEINHKDANKGSGVGMLAAHYGIPAEQVAVMGDSYNDLPMFEMAGYRIAMGNAAPILKETADFITGNHAENGVAEGLQHLLLEKR; encoded by the coding sequence ATGCTGATCGCACTCGATATGGACGGAACGCTGCTGAATGAGGAGGGCAAGATCAGCCCGGAGAACCGCGAGGCCATTGTGCACGCCCAGAGCCTGGGCCACATCGTGATTATCGCTACAGGCCGCTCTTATATGGACGCGGAACGGCAGCTCCGGCTGGTGGATCTGGAATGCCCTGTGGTCAGTCTGAACGGAGCGGTAGTGACGCTGCCTGACCGGACACTGGCAGCAAGCAAGCCGCTGAATAAAGAGGATATCATTCCGGCTTTACGCTGGATGAGCAAAATTCCTGAACTGTACTATGAGGTATACACTGAGGATAACGTATATGTGGAGCTCGACAAGCGGGTGCGGCTGGAGAAGCTGTCCGAGCTTAGCGATGAGGATGTTCCCGGGGAGCTCCGCTGGCTGCTGAAAGCTATGATCGACAAGCAGTTCCAGCAAGCTTCTGTCACCTATGTAGAGAGCATGGAGGAGATTTGGAGCAAAGACGAGTATGTAATCTTTAAAACGCTGGCTTTTTCGCTAAACCGGGAGCTGCTGAAGGAAGCCTCCACACGGTTCGCGGCAATTCCCGGGCTGATTATTACTGCCTCGCATGTAAACAATATCGAGATTAACCATAAGGATGCCAATAAAGGCTCAGGTGTGGGAATGCTGGCGGCGCATTACGGCATTCCCGCCGAACAGGTGGCTGTTATGGGCGACAGCTATAATGATCTGCCGATGTTTGAAATGGCCGGCTACCGAATTGCCATGGGGAACGCCGCACCGATTCTAAAAGAAACGGCCGACTTTATAACGGGGAATCATGCGGAGAATGGTGTAGCTGAGGGGCTGCAGCATCTTCTTTTGGAGAAAAGATAA
- a CDS encoding DUF445 domain-containing protein produces MKSRNLATISLAVMACGFLITLFLPENLAVVLLRGGFEAGLVGGIADWFAVTALFRHPLGLPIPHTSLLLKNRDKIIQSLISAMENELLNKESIENKLRKIRIVSLGSTMLTRLFARKKARAEMLEQVSTFLQKLPVEQAIPYIQSAAANYIREAKLGTAADTIVTKLMNDGKDVAALDFALEGISGWTARPETRAMLGKIASEKLAEVKLGGLKGMAFQAFVGFVDAEMLGEMLQGMVQSGINDFRNEDSPYREEIIREIRVAIFQMVNDEARIAAIKEWGLNELQSEASASFLRVQLEHIRDKAVALLEEERSAGGRKLFGLYAMLARRIGQEQQWIQEWEERIRASLISFVEANHYRVGLLVKENLDLMDDASLVNMLEDKVGKDLQWIRVNGAVCGFVVGLVLTVIQLF; encoded by the coding sequence TTGAAATCCAGAAATTTAGCTACGATTTCGCTGGCGGTTATGGCCTGCGGCTTTCTCATTACACTATTTTTGCCGGAAAATCTGGCAGTTGTTCTGCTGAGGGGGGGCTTTGAGGCCGGACTGGTCGGGGGGATTGCGGACTGGTTCGCCGTGACTGCGTTGTTCCGCCATCCGCTGGGCCTGCCGATTCCGCATACCTCCCTGCTCTTGAAGAACCGGGACAAAATTATCCAGTCCCTGATCTCCGCGATGGAGAACGAGCTGCTGAACAAGGAGAGTATTGAAAACAAGCTGCGCAAAATACGCATAGTGTCGCTTGGCAGCACCATGCTGACGCGACTGTTCGCCCGCAAAAAAGCGAGAGCCGAAATGCTGGAACAGGTCAGCACCTTCCTGCAGAAGCTGCCGGTGGAACAGGCGATACCTTACATCCAGTCTGCTGCAGCCAACTATATCCGTGAAGCCAAGCTTGGAACGGCTGCCGATACCATTGTCACCAAGCTTATGAATGACGGGAAGGATGTCGCGGCTCTGGATTTTGCGCTCGAAGGCATCTCTGGTTGGACGGCCCGTCCCGAAACCCGGGCAATGCTGGGCAAGATCGCCAGTGAGAAGCTGGCCGAGGTGAAGCTTGGCGGCTTGAAGGGGATGGCTTTTCAGGCTTTCGTCGGTTTCGTGGATGCCGAGATGCTGGGGGAAATGCTGCAAGGCATGGTGCAATCCGGAATCAATGATTTCCGCAACGAAGACAGCCCCTACCGCGAAGAGATTATCCGGGAAATTCGTGTGGCCATCTTCCAGATGGTGAACGACGAGGCGCGGATCGCTGCCATTAAGGAGTGGGGACTGAACGAGCTTCAGAGTGAAGCTTCTGCGTCGTTCCTGCGGGTGCAGCTTGAGCATATCCGGGACAAGGCGGTTGCCTTGCTGGAAGAAGAGCGGTCGGCGGGCGGACGCAAGCTGTTTGGACTGTATGCCATGCTGGCCCGCCGTATCGGCCAGGAGCAGCAATGGATACAGGAATGGGAGGAACGCATCCGTGCTTCTCTGATCAGCTTCGTCGAAGCCAACCATTACCGGGTGGGGCTTCTGGTCAAGGAGAATCTGGATCTGATGGATGATGCCAGTCTGGTGAATATGCTGGAGGATAAAGTGGGCAAGGATCTGCAGTGGATCCGGGTCAACGGTGCGGTATGCGGTTTTGTCGTAGGTCTGGTGCTTACGGTAATCCAGTTGTTTTGA
- a CDS encoding P-II family nitrogen regulator, whose protein sequence is MLMIKAIVRPEKADAVMAELLLAGFPSISKMDLLGRGKQKGIQVGTNHYNQISKKLLMIVINDDEKEDVISIIMRTARTGEQGSFGDGKIFVLPVQEAYTISNGKGQL, encoded by the coding sequence ATGTTAATGATCAAAGCTATAGTTAGACCCGAGAAAGCGGATGCGGTTATGGCTGAACTGCTGCTTGCCGGCTTTCCTTCCATCAGCAAGATGGATCTGCTCGGCCGCGGTAAACAAAAGGGAATTCAGGTCGGAACCAATCACTATAATCAAATCTCCAAGAAGCTGCTGATGATTGTCATCAATGACGATGAGAAAGAGGATGTCATCAGCATTATTATGAGAACCGCAAGAACCGGTGAGCAGGGCTCCTTCGGTGACGGCAAAATCTTCGTGCTGCCTGTGCAGGAAGCCTACACGATCAGCAACGGTAAAGGCCAGCTGTAG